The Thomasclavelia ramosa DSM 1402 genome includes a region encoding these proteins:
- a CDS encoding D-isomer specific 2-hydroxyacid dehydrogenase family protein, giving the protein MKIIAFEVRSDEMADFEIMNNSNNFEITYYKEYLCQKNLSLLNGYDGIAFLGESKINHEILDAIAKAGIGVIATRTIGYDHIDIEYAKELGIKVCNSSYGPEGVADFTVMLMLLSLRHYKKALWLGQVNDYSLQGLEGREMKDLTIGIMGTGRIGQAVLKNLSGFGARLLAYDIHQNETAKIYATYVDLEQFYQECDIISLHMPYLKSTHHLINDQTISKMKDGIIIINCARGQLCNTESLIRGIENKKIGALGLDVVEGEEGIYHQDMRTDIIKNKNMAYLRQFPNVVMTQHLAFYTDAAVSSMVQLSLNGLWACYNDLDWDNELTKDL; this is encoded by the coding sequence ATGAAGATTATTGCATTTGAAGTACGAAGTGACGAGATGGCAGATTTTGAAATTATGAATAATTCAAATAACTTTGAAATAACTTATTATAAGGAATATCTATGCCAAAAAAATTTATCTTTATTGAATGGATATGATGGAATTGCTTTTTTAGGGGAGAGTAAGATTAATCATGAAATTTTAGATGCTATTGCTAAAGCAGGAATTGGAGTTATTGCAACAAGAACAATAGGATATGATCATATTGATATCGAATATGCCAAAGAATTAGGAATAAAGGTTTGTAATTCTAGTTATGGACCGGAAGGAGTTGCAGATTTTACTGTTATGCTAATGCTGTTATCGTTACGTCATTATAAAAAAGCTTTGTGGTTAGGACAGGTAAATGATTATTCTTTACAAGGGCTAGAAGGGCGAGAGATGAAAGATTTAACGATAGGAATTATGGGGACCGGACGAATAGGTCAAGCAGTTTTAAAAAACTTATCCGGCTTTGGAGCTCGTTTATTAGCTTATGATATTCATCAAAATGAAACCGCTAAAATATATGCAACTTATGTCGACCTAGAGCAGTTTTATCAAGAATGTGACATTATTTCTTTGCATATGCCGTATCTTAAAAGTACGCACCATCTAATTAACGATCAAACAATAAGTAAAATGAAAGATGGAATAATCATTATTAACTGTGCTCGGGGGCAATTATGCAATACCGAGTCTTTAATCAGGGGAATCGAAAATAAGAAGATTGGGGCTTTAGGACTTGATGTGGTTGAAGGTGAAGAAGGAATTTATCATCAAGATATGCGTACTGATATAATTAAAAATAAAAATATGGCATATTTACGTCAATTTCCTAATGTTGTCATGACACAACATTTAGCTTTTTATACTGATGCAGCTGTTAGCAGTATGGTTCAATTATCACTTAATGGTCTATGGGCTTGTTATAATGATCTGGATTGGGATAATGAGTTAACAAAAGATTTGTAA
- the nrdI gene encoding class Ib ribonucleoside-diphosphate reductase assembly flavoprotein NrdI — translation MKVVFASRTGNVQSIVDRLSVDALEISSGDEAVSEPFLLITYTDGYGDVPMEVESFLNSNGDHLKGVIVSGDQGYGEAFCKAGDVIAEQYNVPCLYKVENDGTDEDIEEIKKIINNQ, via the coding sequence ATGAAAGTAGTATTTGCATCAAGAACAGGTAATGTTCAAAGTATTGTTGATCGTTTAAGTGTCGACGCCTTAGAAATATCTTCTGGAGATGAGGCTGTTAGCGAGCCGTTTCTCTTAATCACTTATACTGATGGTTATGGTGATGTCCCTATGGAAGTTGAATCATTTTTAAATAGTAATGGTGACCATTTAAAAGGTGTTATAGTTAGTGGTGATCAAGGATACGGTGAAGCATTCTGTAAAGCTGGTGACGTTATTGCTGAACAATACAATGTTCCTTGTCTTTACAAAGTTGAGAATGATGGAACTGATGAAGATATAGAGGAAATTAAAAAAATAATTAATAATCAATAG
- a CDS encoding MerR family transcriptional regulator, with protein MKTNELEKLLGTTKDTLRYYEKEELISPSRDDNGYRNYSHEDIRIIKNIIMLRSFDLSIEDIRRIFNNEISLNTCLNQKKEYLLKEIGKKQRIIDLIEKNLSRKKAF; from the coding sequence ATGAAAACAAATGAACTTGAAAAATTATTGGGGACTACAAAGGATACCTTACGTTATTATGAAAAGGAGGAATTAATTTCGCCATCACGTGATGATAATGGTTATCGTAATTATAGTCATGAAGATATTCGAATAATAAAAAATATTATTATGTTGCGCTCTTTTGATCTTTCAATTGAAGACATCAGACGTATATTTAACAATGAAATTTCTTTAAATACATGTTTGAATCAGAAAAAAGAATATTTATTAAAAGAGATAGGTAAAAAGCAGAGAATCATTGATTTAATTGAAAAAAACTTATCACGCAAGAAAGCTTTTTAG
- a CDS encoding metal-dependent transcriptional regulator: MMHESGEMYLETILLLKKQNGNVRSIDIARELGFSKPSVSRGVGILKNDGYIIVDSKGYIELTEKGTEKATAVYEKHECLTEFLMHTAKVSKEVAEDDACKIEHIISDEVFEGIKKFLNK; the protein is encoded by the coding sequence ATGATGCACGAATCTGGTGAAATGTATTTGGAAACAATTTTATTATTAAAAAAACAAAACGGTAATGTTCGTTCGATTGATATTGCTCGAGAGTTGGGATTTAGTAAACCAAGTGTTAGTCGTGGTGTAGGCATTCTAAAGAATGACGGATATATTATTGTTGATAGTAAAGGATATATTGAACTAACTGAAAAAGGAACGGAAAAGGCTACTGCTGTTTATGAAAAACATGAATGTCTTACAGAATTTTTAATGCATACTGCAAAGGTTTCTAAAGAAGTAGCTGAGGATGATGCTTGTAAGATTGAACATATTATAAGTGATGAAGTATTTGAAGGAATTAAAAAGTTTTTAAACAAGTAA
- the eno gene encoding phosphopyruvate hydratase, whose product MSKIKSVYAREVLDSRGNPTVEVEVTTECGAFASAIVPSGASTGVHEAVELRDGDKNRYLGLGTEKAVKNVNEIIAKELIGKEVTNQREIDETMIALDGTPNKGKLGANAILGVSLAIAKCAATSLDLPLYRYIGGANAYVLPTPMMNIINGGAHADNNVDFQEFMIMPVSAPTFKEAIRMGAEVFHALKAVLKGKGLNTAVGDEGGFAPNLASNEDAIKTILEAVEKAGYKPGEDIKLAMDVASSEFYQDGKYVLPGENNKSFTSKELVDFYAELCSKYPIISIEDGLDQDDWEGWDYLTEKLGDKVQLVGDDFFVTNTKRLEEGIKRGVANSILIKVNQIGTLTETLEAIEMAQKANYTAVISHRSGETEDTTIADIAVATNAGQIKTGSASRTDRIAKYNQLIRIEDRLGKQSKYSGLSGFYQLNK is encoded by the coding sequence ATGAGTAAAATTAAAAGTGTATATGCCCGTGAGGTCTTGGATTCACGTGGTAATCCTACTGTAGAGGTAGAAGTAACTACAGAATGTGGAGCATTCGCTAGTGCGATAGTACCAAGTGGAGCTTCAACAGGTGTTCATGAGGCAGTTGAATTACGTGATGGTGATAAAAACCGTTATTTAGGATTAGGAACAGAAAAAGCAGTAAAAAATGTTAATGAGATTATTGCTAAAGAATTAATTGGTAAAGAAGTAACAAATCAAAGAGAAATCGATGAAACGATGATTGCTTTGGACGGAACACCAAATAAAGGTAAGTTAGGTGCAAATGCAATCTTAGGTGTATCTTTAGCTATTGCTAAATGTGCTGCGACGAGCTTAGATTTACCATTATATCGTTACATTGGAGGAGCTAATGCTTATGTATTACCTACACCAATGATGAATATCATTAATGGTGGAGCTCATGCAGATAATAATGTAGATTTTCAGGAATTTATGATTATGCCGGTTAGCGCTCCAACATTTAAAGAAGCAATCAGAATGGGTGCGGAAGTATTCCATGCTTTGAAAGCCGTTTTAAAAGGAAAAGGATTAAATACAGCAGTTGGTGATGAGGGAGGCTTTGCTCCAAATTTAGCTTCTAATGAAGATGCTATTAAAACTATTCTAGAGGCAGTAGAAAAGGCTGGCTATAAACCAGGTGAAGATATTAAATTGGCAATGGATGTTGCAAGCAGTGAGTTTTACCAAGATGGTAAATATGTATTACCAGGAGAAAATAATAAATCATTTACTTCAAAAGAATTAGTTGATTTTTATGCTGAATTATGTTCTAAATATCCAATTATCTCAATTGAAGATGGTTTAGATCAAGATGATTGGGAAGGTTGGGATTATCTAACTGAGAAGTTAGGGGACAAAGTACAGTTAGTCGGTGATGATTTCTTTGTAACTAATACTAAACGTCTTGAAGAAGGAATTAAACGCGGTGTAGCTAATTCAATCTTAATTAAAGTAAATCAAATTGGTACTTTAACAGAAACTTTAGAAGCTATTGAAATGGCCCAAAAAGCAAATTATACAGCAGTTATCTCTCATAGATCAGGAGAAACAGAAGATACAACTATTGCTGATATTGCGGTAGCAACAAATGCGGGACAAATTAAAACTGGCTCTGCATCAAGAACAGACCGAATTGCTAAATATAATCAATTAATTAGAATTGAAGATCGTCTAGGTAAACAAAGTAAATATTCTGGATTATCAGGATTTTACCAATTGAATAAATAA